The following coding sequences lie in one Leucoraja erinacea ecotype New England chromosome 20, Leri_hhj_1, whole genome shotgun sequence genomic window:
- the LOC129706635 gene encoding somatostatin receptor type 5-like → METPKISVDPLWDQSMEHTNKTSFVNSYGNWTGGGLFMTSVSTIVLPVVYFIVCTIGFSGNTLVIYVIVRYAKMKTVTNIYILNLAVADELFMLGLPFIAAQNALSYWPFGSIMCRLVFTIDGINQFTSIFCLTVMSVDRYLAVVHPIRSTKWRRPQIAKIINAAVWAISIVVVLPIIIYSDLQITMNTCNLDWPEPKAAWSVAFIIYTTVLGFFAPLLVICLCYLMIIIKVKSSGVRVGSTKRRKCEKKATRMVVIIVAVFVICWLPFYILNIINIITTLPEDPLCMGIYFSMVILSYANSCANPILYCFLSDNFKKSFQKVLCSCKSNGIEDVNEQRQEKSRFPDTCTTQKLAEHNGCMQTSQV, encoded by the coding sequence ATGGAAACGCCAAAGATATCCGTGGACCCTCTGTGGGACCAAAGCATGGAGCACACGAACAAGACGTCTTTCGTCAACTCGTACGGCAACTGGACGGGTGGCGGCCTGTTCATGACCAGTGTCAGCACCATTGTACTTCCCGTGGTGTATTTCATCGTCTGCACCATCGGATTCAGCGGCAACACTCTGGTCATCTACGTGATCGTCCGTTACGCCAAGATGAAGACGGTGACCAATATCTACATCCTCAACCTGGCGGTAGCCGACGAGCTCTTCATGCTGGGACTGCCCTTCATCGCAGCGCAGAATGCCCTGAGCTACTGGCCCTTTGGTTCCATCATGTGCCGGCTGGTTTTCACCATCGACGGCATCAACCAGTTCACCAGCATCTTCTGCCTGACCGTGATGAGCGTGGACCGCTACCTGGCCGTGGTCCACCCCATCCGCTCCACCAAGTGGCGCCGGCCACAGATAGCCAAGATCATCAACGCAGCGGTGTGGGCCATCTCCATCGTGGTGGTCCTCCCCATCATCATCTACTCCGATCTCCAGATCACCATGAACACCTGTAACCTTGACTGGCCCGAACCCAAGGCAGCTTGGTCCGTGGCCTTCATCATATACACGACAGTCTTGGGGTTCTTTGCTCCTCTCTTGGTGATCTGCCTTTGTTACCTGATGATCATCATCAAGGTCAAGTCGTCCGGCGTGCGTGTTGGGTCGACCAAGAGGAGGAAGTGCGAGAAGAAAGCCACCAGGATGGTAGTCATCATCGTGGCCGTCTTTGTCATCTGCTGGCTTCCCTTCTACATCCTGAATATCATCAACATCATCACCACGCTGCCCGAGGACCCGCTGTGCATGGGGATCTACTTCTCCATGGTCATCCTGTCCTACGCCAACAGTTGCGCCAACCCCATCCTCTACTGCTTCCTGTCGGACAACTTCAAGAAGAGTTTCCAGAAGGTCCTGTGCTCCTGCAAGTCCAATGGGATCGAGGACGTGAACGAGCAGAGGCAGGAGAAGAGTCGCTTCCCCGACACGTGCACCACCCAGAAGTTGGCCGAGCACAACGGCTGCATGCAGACCAGTCAGGTTTAA